AGCCGGCCATTGTTTGACCGGCTTTCATGCTTATCACCAAATAGTTTAAGGCCAGATACCGAGTGTGGTATATGAAGATGCCACCCTGTCAATTGCATACACAAATGCTGCAGTGCGCATATCCTTTATCCGCTTATCCTGCTTCCAGGTTTTACGGATATTCTGGTATGAACTGATCATGGTATCTTCCAAACCGCTGTTAACCAGGTCTACTTCTTCTGCGCCGTGTTCGAGTAATTGTTTGGCGCCTGCATTTAATTTTTGCCCGGTTACGGTTTCAATCTGATCCATAAAGACCTTATTGGTGTTTTCACTGAAACGTTTATCCATACGGCCAAAATGTACGTGCGAGAGGTTCTTCAGCCATTCGAAATAAGACACAGTAACACCGCCGGCATTTAAAAACATATCAGGAACGATCAATGCACCTTTCTTAAGCAGAATCTCTTCCCCGCCGGGCGTACACGGTCCATTCGCGCCTTCAGCAATAATCTTTGCCTTAATGCGAGGTGCATTTTCATCGGTTATAACACTCTCCAGTGCAGCGGGAATCAGAATATCGCAATCTACTTCAAGTGCCACTCCCGGATTCTTCACAATTTTTGCTTTGGGATAGGCAAGCAGGTTTCCTTTTTCAGCTTTCCACTTCATGATATCATCAAGATCCATACCCTTAGGGTTAAGAAGGGCGCAATCTATTTCCGACACCGCTACAAGTATGGCGCCTGCTTCCACAAAAAATTTAGCGGAGTGGTAACCAACATTTCCTAATCCCTGCACCGAGATTCTCTTTCCTTCAATGCCGGTAGTGAGACCAAGCTTCTTCATGTCTTCCGCCACGGCACAAGCTTCCCGAATGCCAAAATAAACTCCGCGGCCTGTAGCTTCTTTCCTGCCGTGAACCCCGCCATTCATAATGGGCTTGCCGGTAACACAGCCATATGCATTAATCTCGCCAGGATGAAAGGCGACATAGGTATCGACAATCCATGACATTTCGCGTTCGCCTGTACCATAGTCCGGAGCGGGAACATCAATGCCGGGGCCAATAAAGTTCTTCTTGATCAATTCAGTGGTGTAGCGCCTTGTGATACGTTCAATTGTATCATCGCTGTATTTCTTTTTGTCAATGCGGATACCACCTTTGGCTCCTCCAAATGGCACATCCACGATAGAACATTTATACGTCATGAGTGCTGCCAATGCCATCACCTCATCCTGGTTCACATCAGGACTGTAGCGTATGCCTCCTTTGCAGGGCACCCTGTGCTGTGAGTGCTGCACGCGGTAGGCCTCGATCACCTCCACG
The DNA window shown above is from Chitinophagales bacterium and carries:
- a CDS encoding Glu/Leu/Phe/Val dehydrogenase; this encodes MKKETQNGHSFFQNVERYFDKAANFLNYEPGLLAQIKACNSVYQMRFPVVVEDKKTGKKSVEVIEAYRVQHSQHRVPCKGGIRYSPDVNQDEVMALAALMTYKCSIVDVPFGGAKGGIRIDKKKYSDDTIERITRRYTTELIKKNFIGPGIDVPAPDYGTGEREMSWIVDTYVAFHPGEINAYGCVTGKPIMNGGVHGRKEATGRGVYFGIREACAVAEDMKKLGLTTGIEGKRISVQGLGNVGYHSAKFFVEAGAILVAVSEIDCALLNPKGMDLDDIMKWKAEKGNLLAYPKAKIVKNPGVALEVDCDILIPAALESVITDENAPRIKAKIIAEGANGPCTPGGEEILLKKGALIVPDMFLNAGGVTVSYFEWLKNLSHVHFGRMDKRFSENTNKVFMDQIETVTGQKLNAGAKQLLEHGAEEVDLVNSGLEDTMISSYQNIRKTWKQDKRIKDMRTAAFVYAIDRVASSYTTLGIWP